A single genomic interval of Bacillus sp. es.036 harbors:
- the ptsG gene encoding glucose-specific PTS transporter subunit IIBC, with product MFKQAFGVLQRVGKALMLPVAILPAAGLLLGFGNAFQNPTLLEKLPFMSAEWFQLLATVMEESGGIVFANLALLFAVGVAIGLSDGDGVAGIAAIVGFLVMNITMGVLEGVSADQVAESASYANVLGIPTLQTGVFGGIIVGILASYMYKRYYNIQLPQYLGFFAGKRFVPIATAVSALILGVIMIFVWPPIQSGLNAFSHNMLDANPALAAFVFGVIERSLIPFGLHHIFYSPFWFEFGQYTNAAGEIIRGDQKIFFEQLKDGAELTAGTFMTGKFPFMMFGLPAAALAMYHEARPEKKAVVAGIMGSAALTSFLTGITEPLEFSFLFVAPVLFGIHAIFAGLSFMTMALLDVKIGMTFSGGVIDFLLFGVLQGRTAWWLVIPVGLVFALIYYFGFRFAIRKFNLMTPGREEDEEDEIADDGQENTALAYNVLQALGGESNITNLDACITRLRVSVADKGEVDNKRLKRLGASGVMEVGNNIQAIFGTQSDGLKGQIRDIISGKTPKPLQDQKKEEESEKPSGVKGKDHLISPLEGKIMPITEVPDQVFSGKMMGDGFAIEPTDGLIVAPVDGKIMNVFPTKHAIGIESVNGREILIHVGIDTVNLKGEGFEVFISEGDEIKQGQKLMKVDLAYIKENATSTITPIVFTNLEEGETIDLSKEGTVSREDKDIITISK from the coding sequence ATGTTTAAACAAGCTTTCGGGGTTTTACAACGCGTTGGTAAAGCACTAATGCTGCCAGTGGCGATATTACCTGCTGCTGGTCTTCTACTTGGATTTGGTAATGCTTTTCAAAATCCAACATTGCTTGAAAAATTACCATTCATGTCCGCAGAATGGTTTCAACTTCTCGCTACAGTAATGGAAGAGTCTGGTGGGATTGTATTCGCTAACCTTGCTCTACTATTTGCGGTTGGTGTAGCGATTGGGTTATCAGATGGAGACGGAGTTGCTGGTATTGCCGCAATTGTTGGTTTCCTTGTTATGAATATTACGATGGGCGTCCTTGAAGGCGTTTCGGCTGATCAAGTAGCTGAAAGCGCATCATATGCGAATGTATTAGGAATACCTACTCTTCAAACGGGGGTATTTGGAGGAATAATTGTCGGTATTCTTGCCTCCTATATGTATAAACGGTATTATAATATTCAACTTCCTCAATATCTTGGCTTCTTCGCTGGGAAACGTTTTGTTCCAATCGCTACGGCGGTTTCAGCTTTGATACTTGGCGTCATCATGATTTTTGTTTGGCCGCCAATTCAATCAGGACTAAATGCATTTTCTCACAACATGCTTGATGCGAATCCTGCTCTTGCAGCATTTGTATTCGGTGTCATTGAACGTTCATTGATTCCATTCGGTCTTCACCACATTTTCTACTCACCTTTCTGGTTTGAGTTTGGACAGTACACAAATGCTGCTGGTGAGATAATCCGTGGAGATCAAAAGATTTTCTTTGAACAATTAAAAGATGGTGCTGAGCTTACAGCTGGAACGTTCATGACCGGTAAATTCCCGTTTATGATGTTTGGACTTCCTGCAGCAGCACTTGCAATGTACCATGAAGCTAGACCTGAAAAGAAAGCGGTTGTAGCGGGTATTATGGGGTCAGCTGCGCTGACATCTTTCTTAACAGGAATTACTGAGCCACTTGAGTTCTCATTCTTATTCGTTGCACCAGTTCTTTTCGGTATTCATGCTATTTTTGCAGGACTTTCCTTTATGACTATGGCATTACTTGATGTTAAAATTGGTATGACTTTCTCCGGTGGTGTTATTGACTTCCTTCTATTCGGAGTTCTACAAGGTAGAACAGCGTGGTGGTTAGTTATTCCAGTAGGATTAGTGTTTGCTTTAATCTACTACTTCGGCTTCCGTTTTGCGATTCGTAAGTTTAACTTAATGACGCCAGGACGTGAAGAAGATGAAGAAGATGAAATTGCAGACGACGGCCAAGAAAATACTGCGCTAGCCTACAATGTGCTTCAAGCTCTTGGTGGCGAAAGCAATATCACGAACTTGGATGCTTGTATTACGCGACTACGTGTTTCTGTGGCAGATAAAGGTGAAGTTGACAATAAACGTCTAAAACGCCTTGGTGCTTCAGGTGTTATGGAAGTAGGAAATAACATTCAGGCAATCTTTGGAACACAATCTGATGGGCTGAAAGGCCAGATTAGAGACATTATTAGTGGGAAAACACCAAAACCACTTCAGGATCAGAAGAAAGAAGAAGAGTCTGAAAAACCTTCTGGTGTTAAAGGAAAAGATCATCTCATCTCTCCTTTAGAAGGAAAAATCATGCCAATTACGGAAGTGCCTGATCAGGTCTTCTCTGGTAAGATGATGGGTGACGGTTTTGCGATTGAACCAACTGATGGCTTGATTGTTGCACCGGTTGATGGCAAAATAATGAATGTGTTCCCAACGAAGCATGCAATTGGTATTGAGTCTGTTAATGGTCGTGAAATTCTGATTCACGTTGGAATTGATACGGTTAATCTCAAAGGTGAAGGTTTCGAAGTATTTATTAGCGAAGGTGATGAAATTAAACAGGGCCAAAAGCTAATGAAAGTTGATCTCGCTTATATTAAAGAAAATGCAACCTCAACAATCACGCCTATTGTGTTCACAAACCTTGAAGAGGGAGAAACGATTGACCTTTCAAAAGAAGGTACTGTTTCTCGGGAAGACAAAGATATTATCACAATATCAAAATAA
- the ptsP gene encoding phosphoenolpyruvate--protein phosphotransferase: MSNQLTGIGASAGIAIAKAFVLENPALEIEKTSITDAGAEIERFEAAVHRAKEELEVIKNHANEQLGEDKAAIFAAHLLVLSDPELLNAVKDKVNNENVNAESAMSDVSNMFISMFENMDNEYMKERAADIRDVSKRVLAHLLGVTFTSPGAITDEVIVLAEDLTPSDTAQLNKQFVKGFATDIGGRTSHSAIMARSMEIPAVVGTKTITSEDVEGKMVIIDGIDGNVIVDPSDEEIAQYTKKKEHFEAKKQEWAKLVNEPTTTKDEKHVELAANIGTPEDVKGVLENGGEGVGLYRTEFLYMGRNELPSEEEQFNAYKEVLEKMDGKPVVIRTLDIGGDKELPYLNLPKEMNPFLGFRAIRLCLEETEIFRTQLRALLRASVFGNLKVMFPMIATVGEFRQAKEMLLTVKEELIGEGIQVSEEIEIGMMVEIPATAAMADVFAKEVDFFSVGTNDLIQYTMAADRMNQKVSYLYQPYNPAILRLVKMVIDAAHKEGKWAGMCGEMAGDQIAIPILLGLGLDEFSMSATSILPARSQMTKLSKEEISSHIDHILSLATNEEVVTYVQEHFATEEL, from the coding sequence ATGTCAAATCAGTTGACTGGAATTGGCGCTTCTGCGGGAATAGCTATTGCGAAAGCATTCGTACTTGAAAACCCAGCACTAGAAATTGAAAAAACTTCAATTACTGATGCTGGAGCTGAAATCGAACGTTTTGAAGCAGCTGTTCATCGCGCTAAAGAAGAACTTGAAGTTATTAAGAATCACGCCAATGAACAGCTCGGAGAAGATAAAGCAGCGATATTCGCTGCTCATCTTCTCGTTTTATCTGATCCTGAGTTGTTGAATGCGGTTAAAGATAAAGTGAATAACGAGAACGTAAATGCTGAAAGTGCAATGAGCGACGTTTCGAATATGTTTATTAGCATGTTTGAGAACATGGATAACGAGTACATGAAAGAACGTGCTGCTGATATTCGTGACGTATCTAAACGTGTGCTTGCTCATTTACTAGGCGTTACGTTTACTTCCCCTGGAGCGATTACAGATGAAGTGATTGTGCTTGCTGAAGACTTAACACCTTCTGACACTGCTCAACTAAATAAGCAGTTTGTTAAAGGATTTGCTACTGATATTGGCGGCAGAACATCTCACTCTGCAATCATGGCTCGATCAATGGAAATTCCAGCTGTCGTTGGAACGAAAACGATTACTTCTGAAGATGTGGAAGGGAAGATGGTTATCATTGATGGAATCGATGGTAACGTGATTGTAGATCCTTCTGATGAAGAAATCGCACAGTATACGAAGAAAAAAGAGCACTTTGAAGCCAAAAAGCAAGAGTGGGCTAAGCTTGTTAATGAGCCTACAACTACGAAAGATGAAAAACATGTTGAGCTAGCTGCGAACATTGGAACACCTGAAGACGTTAAAGGAGTTCTTGAAAATGGCGGCGAAGGTGTTGGTCTTTACCGTACTGAATTCCTTTATATGGGGCGTAATGAATTGCCTTCAGAAGAAGAGCAGTTCAATGCTTATAAAGAAGTTCTTGAGAAAATGGACGGCAAACCCGTTGTCATTCGTACGCTTGATATTGGTGGAGATAAAGAGTTACCTTACTTAAATCTTCCAAAAGAAATGAATCCTTTCCTTGGGTTCCGTGCGATTCGTCTTTGCTTGGAAGAGACTGAGATTTTCCGTACGCAGCTTCGCGCACTTCTTCGTGCTAGTGTATTTGGAAATCTGAAAGTGATGTTCCCAATGATCGCCACTGTTGGTGAATTCCGTCAAGCGAAAGAAATGCTTCTTACTGTTAAAGAGGAGCTAATTGGTGAAGGGATCCAAGTTTCAGAGGAGATCGAAATTGGAATGATGGTTGAAATTCCAGCAACTGCTGCTATGGCAGACGTTTTTGCTAAAGAAGTTGACTTCTTTAGTGTTGGAACGAATGATCTTATTCAATATACGATGGCTGCTGACCGAATGAATCAAAAAGTCTCTTACCTGTACCAACCATATAACCCTGCGATTCTTAGACTTGTTAAGATGGTTATTGACGCAGCTCATAAAGAAGGTAAATGGGCTGGTATGTGTGGTGAAATGGCTGGAGATCAAATTGCGATTCCGATTCTTCTTGGTCTTGGCCTAGATGAATTCAGCATGAGTGCAACGTCAATTTTGCCTGCTAGAAGTCAAATGACGAAGCTATCAAAAGAAGAAATTTCTTCGCACATCGATCACATTCTTTCACTTGCAACAAATGAAGAAGTGGTTACTTATGTACAAGAACATTTCGCAACGGAAGAGCTATAG
- a CDS encoding phosphocarrier protein HPr, with product MAEKNFTVTSESGIHARPATALVNKAGQYSSDVTLDYNGKSVNLKSIMGVMSLGIQQNSEITIKAEGSDADEAIAGLTEVMENEGLGK from the coding sequence ATGGCAGAGAAAAATTTCACAGTAACAAGTGAATCAGGAATTCATGCACGTCCAGCAACAGCACTAGTAAACAAAGCAGGTCAATATAGCTCTGACGTAACGCTTGATTATAATGGAAAGTCTGTAAACCTTAAATCAATTATGGGCGTAATGAGCCTTGGCATTCAACAAAACTCTGAAATCACTATCAAAGCAGAAGGATCAGATGCTGACGAGGCGATTGCAGGACTTACAGAAGTTATGGAAAACGAAGGTCTAGGCAAGTAA
- a CDS encoding helix-turn-helix domain-containing protein produces MLKGNHYRPKPLLTKREREVFELLVQDKTTREIAEELFISEKTVRNHISNTMQKLGVKGRSQAVVELLRLGELEI; encoded by the coding sequence ATGTTGAAAGGGAACCACTACCGACCAAAGCCACTATTAACCAAAAGAGAAAGAGAAGTTTTCGAACTACTTGTTCAAGACAAAACAACAAGAGAAATTGCAGAAGAACTGTTTATTAGCGAAAAAACAGTTCGAAACCACATTTCGAACACGATGCAAAAGCTTGGAGTAAAGGGGCGTTCTCAGGCTGTTGTTGAATTGCTTCGACTGGGAGAGTTAGAAATTTAG
- the glcT gene encoding glucose PTS transporter transcription antiterminator GlcT translates to MNGGFEIKKILNNNVVIAISDQNTEVVLTGKGIGFNQKQGERLDESKVDKYFVLIDKHEQEQYKLLVPNVSESFIAIMNDSISLIEDKLDSQLDEHIHVSLTDHLSFAIKRLRQGLDVKYPFLVETQTMYPKEYTVAEEVIQHINHKLDVALPDGEIGFVALHIHSAITNRSVGKLNKYSALINQLVNVIEDSLHLVIDRTGIDYLRLVRHLRHAIERSELNQPVEAHERLEKVLKEEYPVCYNLSWKLIKIMQKELRTNFPDAEAVYLTMHLQRLSPK, encoded by the coding sequence ATGAATGGTGGATTTGAAATTAAAAAAATTCTGAATAACAACGTCGTTATTGCTATTTCTGACCAAAATACTGAGGTAGTATTAACTGGGAAAGGTATCGGATTTAATCAGAAACAGGGCGAAAGGCTCGATGAATCAAAAGTAGACAAGTATTTTGTTCTTATCGATAAGCATGAGCAAGAACAATACAAATTATTGGTACCGAATGTTTCGGAATCTTTTATTGCCATTATGAATGATTCGATATCTTTGATTGAAGATAAATTAGATTCTCAACTTGATGAACATATTCATGTGTCATTAACAGACCATCTTTCTTTTGCAATTAAACGTCTTCGTCAAGGCCTAGATGTAAAATATCCTTTTTTGGTAGAAACGCAAACGATGTATCCAAAAGAATATACAGTTGCTGAAGAAGTGATTCAGCACATTAACCATAAGCTAGATGTCGCTCTTCCAGATGGAGAAATCGGCTTTGTTGCACTGCATATCCATAGCGCCATTACAAATCGTAGTGTTGGAAAGCTTAATAAATATTCAGCTTTAATCAATCAATTGGTAAATGTGATTGAAGACTCACTACATCTTGTCATTGATCGAACTGGTATTGATTATTTACGACTTGTTCGTCATCTGAGACATGCGATTGAACGAAGTGAATTGAATCAGCCAGTTGAAGCTCACGAACGTTTAGAAAAAGTATTGAAAGAAGAATATCCTGTGTGCTATAATCTGTCATGGAAGTTGATTAAGATAATGCAAAAGGAACTTCGTACGAATTTTCCTGATGCAGAAGCAGTTTACTTAACAATGCACTTGCAAAGGCTTTCTCCTAAATAA